A section of the Tepidanaerobacter syntrophicus genome encodes:
- a CDS encoding TatD family hydrolase yields the protein MFVDVHAHLDDEAFDTDRQEMIKKIEKAGIIVVNAGSDMASSRFSVKLAEEFDFIYACVGIHPHEAKKVEKDYLTELEELAKSPKVIAIGEIGLDYYYGSSEKDAQQKVFREQIELAKSLNLPVVVHDRDAHKDTADILKNIKPERGLMHCYSGSLEMAQEFIEMNFYFSFGGVITFKNAKRPKEVAAKLPSDRILLETDCPYMSPEPYRGKRNDPTRIPIIAAQMAALRGVMLEEIERITYSNFNRLFITR from the coding sequence ATGTTTGTAGATGTACATGCCCATTTAGATGATGAGGCTTTTGATACTGATAGACAGGAAATGATTAAAAAAATAGAAAAAGCCGGCATTATTGTCGTAAATGCCGGCTCTGATATGGCATCTAGCCGATTTTCCGTAAAGCTTGCGGAAGAATTTGATTTTATATATGCCTGTGTTGGCATTCACCCCCACGAGGCCAAAAAAGTCGAAAAAGATTATCTTACAGAGCTGGAGGAACTTGCAAAATCTCCTAAAGTAATCGCCATAGGCGAGATAGGTCTTGATTATTACTATGGCAGCAGTGAAAAGGACGCACAGCAGAAGGTTTTCAGGGAACAGATAGAGCTTGCAAAGAGTCTGAACCTTCCGGTAGTAGTACATGATCGAGATGCCCACAAGGATACGGCTGATATATTAAAAAATATAAAGCCTGAGCGCGGTCTGATGCACTGTTACTCCGGCAGTCTTGAAATGGCTCAAGAGTTTATCGAAATGAATTTTTATTTTTCTTTCGGCGGAGTGATAACCTTTAAAAATGCAAAAAGGCCAAAAGAGGTTGCGGCAAAACTACCATCTGACAGGATTTTACTTGAAACTGACTGCCCTTATATGTCCCCTGAACCTTATCGCGGAAAACGCAACGATCCTACGCGCATCCCCATCATCGCCGCCCAAATGGCTGCTCTTAGAGGAGTAATGTTGGAAGAGATAGAAAGGATTACTTATTCTAATTTCAATAGATTATTTATTACACGTTAA
- a CDS encoding TatD family nuclease-associated radical SAM protein produces the protein MITYELGNALYLNITNRCTNNCKFCIRQYSPGVGDYNLILDKEPTTKEIIEAIGDPTGYKEVVFCGYGEPLLRLQVVVDVAKYIKKTYPATPVRINTNGQANLIYKEDVTPYFKGIIDAVSVSLNAENAEKYNEICRPEYGEDAFYSVLEFIRKCKSHVPYVIATVVDIPEIDIDKCRKLAEELGVEFKIRRFEKKIG, from the coding sequence ATGATAACATATGAATTAGGAAATGCATTATATTTGAATATTACTAACAGATGCACGAATAACTGCAAGTTCTGTATAAGGCAGTATAGTCCGGGAGTAGGGGACTACAACCTGATACTGGACAAAGAGCCCACGACTAAGGAAATTATCGAAGCCATAGGAGACCCCACAGGATATAAGGAAGTGGTGTTTTGCGGATACGGAGAACCTCTCTTACGGCTGCAGGTAGTGGTGGATGTAGCAAAATACATTAAAAAGACTTATCCCGCTACCCCTGTAAGAATTAACACAAACGGCCAGGCAAATTTAATTTATAAAGAAGATGTAACTCCATATTTTAAAGGAATTATCGATGCTGTTTCAGTTAGTTTGAATGCGGAAAATGCAGAAAAATATAACGAAATATGCCGGCCTGAATACGGAGAGGATGCCTTTTATTCAGTGCTTGAATTTATCCGAAAGTGCAAGAGCCATGTTCCATATGTTATAGCTACGGTAGTAGATATACCTGAAATAGATATTGATAAATGCCGCAAACTTGCCGAAGAATTAGGTGTTGAATTTAAAATAAGGCGCTTTGAGAAAAAGATAGGTTGA